The stretch of DNA GGAACACCGCGCCGTAGCCGCCGACCTTCATCGGCACCACGATCACGGCGGTCAGCACCACGATATAGATCATCAAGTCCTTGACGAAGGCGATCAGCGCCGGCGCGCGCAAGCCGGCCGAGTACGTGTACAGGGCCAGGATGACGAAGGCCGCGAACAACGGAATTTCGCCTTGCAGACCCAGCGCCTTGATGACCACTTCCATGCCCACCAGTTGCAGGGCGATGTAGGGCATGGTGGCCAACACGCCGGTAACGGCGACAGCCAACTCAAGCGGACGCGAGTTGTAGCTGGCGTACACCACGTCGCCCGCGGTCACGTGCCCGTTCTTGTGCGCCACTTGCCACAGCTTGGGCATGATCGCGAACACGATAGGGTAGACGATGATGGTGTAAGGCAGCGCGAAGAAGCCATAGGCGCCCACGGCGTACACCAAGGCCGGGACGGCGATGATGGTGTAGGCCGTATAGAAATCGCCGCCCACCAGGAACCAGGTGATCCAGGTGCCGAAGCGCCGGCCTCCCAGGCCCCATTCGTCGAGCGCGGACCCCTTGCTGCCCTGACTTTGCCAGCGCGACGCGGCAAAGCCCATGACGGTGATCAGCAGGAAGAAGAAGATGAAGACGGACAACGCGGTCCAGTTGATCGAGCTGCTCATTCCTCATCTCCCTTGTGGTAGCGGCGAAAGACCAGCCAGGTCAGGAAGGCCGTCACGGGTATCCACAGCAGCTGATACCAGTAGAAAAATGGAAAGCCGAACAAAGAGGGTTCGAGTTTATTGAAGAAGGGCACCCATAGGAGGCCGATGAAGGGTAGTAAAAGAATGATCCACATAATCTCGATATTCTCCTTTGTCAGAATTTAGGGTCGTCGGAACCGGTCAGGGATGCGCGGCTTCGGGCGGACCTCGCGCTCATGGCAGCCGGCCTTGTGGGCAGGCGGCACGCGCTTATCTCCCGCGCTCATTGTCAGGGTCTTTCCTCGAAAAGAACGAAAAATCCCTGATAATCACCTGACTTTGTGTTGCATAAACGAAACAAAATGACTCATACCCTCCCGGTCCGCAGGCCGCTCGATACCTTCGGCACCGGCGTGCTGGTCCTGCTCTGTCTTTGCTGGAGCCTGCAGCAGATTTTCCTCAAACTGGCCGCGCACGACGTCTCCCCCACCTTGCAGCTTGGCTTGCGCTCGCTGATCGCCGCAGCGGTGCTGGGCATCGTCGTGTTGCGCCGGGAAGGCCGCAAGATCCTCGCCGACGGCACGCTGGGGGCGGGCCTGCTGGTGGGCGCGGCATTCGCCGCAGAATTCCTGCTGGTCGGGTTGAGCCTGGAGCGCACCACAGCCTCACACTCCATCGTGTTCCTCTACACCGCGCCCATCTTTACGGCGCTGGGCATGCATGCCACGCGGCCGGAAGAACGCCTGAGCCGCTGGCAGTGGCTGGGCATCGCCGTCGCCTTCGCCGGCATCGCGCTGGCTTTCCTGACCAAAGAGAGCAAGGCGCCAACCGGCGCCGGCCCGAGCCTGACGGGCGATCTGCTGGCACTGGCCGCTGGCGCGGCCTGGGGACTGAGCACCGTGCTGATCCGCAACACCCGGTTGTCGGAGGCAGCGGCGGACAAGACCCTCTTCTACCAGTTGCTGGTGGCCGGCGTGATCCTGTACGCCTGGCATCTGGCAAGCCACGACCCCGCGCCCTCCTGGACTCCCATGGCCTACGCCAGCCTGGCCTACCTGGTCGTCGTGATCTGCCTGATCAGCTATCTGACCTGGTTCTGGATGCTGCGCAGCTACCTGGCCACGCAGATGTCGGTGCTGGCTTTTCTTGCGCCGATACTGGGCGTGATTTTCGGCGCCCTCATCCTGCACGAACCGCTGGAGCCGCCTTTCGTTGCCGGTTCCGCCCTGACCCTGGTGGGCATCGTGCTGGTGGTGCGGGCCAGGAATTGAGCCTTCAGGCCAGATCGCCCAGGCGGCGGCGCTGCCGCCCCTGCGCATCGAAATTGTCGGGCGCCAGCCAACGCTCGAATGCCGCCTTGCGGGCCGGCCATTCATTGTCGAGCAGTGAAAACCAGGCTGTGTCGCGCGAGCGTCCCTTGTAAACCACGGCCTGACGGAAGATGCCCTCGAAGCGAAAGCCCAGCCGCTGGGCCGTGGCGCGCGATGGCTCGTTCAGGCTGTCGCACTTCCATTCGTAGCGGCGATAGCCCAACTCGTCGAAAACGCGCTGCATCAGCAGGTACTGTGCCTCGGTGGAAATCGGCGTACGCTGCAGGAGCGGCGAGAACGTCACATGGCCGACCTCGACCACCCCGTTGGCGGGATCGATGCGCATCAGCGCGAGCGTGCCCACCGCGCCGCCCGTGGACAGGTCAATCACGGCATGATGCAGCGGGTCCTCGCTGGATGCGGCCTTTTCCAGCCAGGCACGGTAATCGGCAGAATCGGCGTAAGGCCCCACGGTCAGGTAGGTCCAGGCGCGCCCGTCGGCGGCCTGCTCAAAGGCCCGGACCAGATCGTCGGCATGGCGCGCGGGATCGAGTGGCTCGATACGGCAGAAACGGCCCTGGACGGACGTGCGTGGCGGGCGCGGGCGCGCGCTCCAGCCAGGCAGTTCTGGACCTATGGGCTGGTCGTATTCGTTGGTGCGCGGGGCGGACATGCGGGCAATCTCCTGGTCGGGGTTCTGGTTTTTAGAAGCAGCCATGTAGGATAGTGCAAAAATACCGGTCATCTCATCTCCCTGAACGTCCCCGCGGCGTTTGCGCATCATGAATTACGACTACGACCTCTATGCCATTGGCGCCGGTTCGGGCGGCGTGCGCGCCGCGCGCTTTGCCGCGGGCTTCGGCGCGCGCGTGGCCATCGCCGAAAGCCGCTACCTGGGAGGCACCTGCGTCAACGTGGGCTGCGTGCCCAAGAAGCTGCTGGTCTACGGCGCCCACTACGCCGAGGACTTCGAACAGGCGGGCGGCTTTGGCTGGAGCGCGGATGCGCCGCGCTTTAGCTGGCCCACGCTCATTGCCAACAAGAACCGCGAGATCGAACGCCTGAACGGCATTTACCGCAATCTATTGGTCAATTCCGGCGTGGCCCTGCACGAAGGGCACGCCCGCATCGTCGACCCGCATACCGTGCAGATCAACGGCCAGCGCCATACGGCCGAGCACATCCTGGTGGCCACCGGCAGTTGGCCCTTCGTACCCGAAATCCCGGGCCGGGAATACGCCATCACCTCCAACGAAGCCTTTTTCCTAAAAGACCTTCCACGCCGCGTCGTGGTGGTGGGCGGCGGCTACATCGCGGTGGAATTCGCTTCCATCTTCCATGGCATGGGCGCCCAGGTCACGCAGCTTTATCGCGGCGAGCTGTTCCTGCGCGGCTTCGACAGTAGCGTGCGTGAACACCTGCGCGACGAGCTGGCCAAGAAGGGCGTGACACTGCGCTTTAACAGCAACCCGGTGCGCATCGACAAGCTGGCCGACGGCACGCTGCGCGTGATGCTGCAAGACGGCACCGCTCTGGACGCCGACTGCGTGCTCTACGCCACCGGCCGGCGCGCCATGGTCGACGGCCTGGGCCTGGAGAATACGCGCGTCGGATTCGACCAGAGCGGCTTCATCGAAACCGACGACGACTATCGCACCGCCGAACCTTCCATCCTGGCGCTGGGCGACGTGATCAACCGCGTACCGCTCACGCCCGTGGCCCTGGCCGAGGGCATGGCCGTGGCACGCCAACTGTTCCGCCCCGAGGAGTATCGCCGGGTCGACTACAGCCTCATCCCCACCGCGGTCTTCAGCCTGCCCAATATCGGCACGGTCGGCATGACGCAAGAACAGGCCCGCGCCGCAGGGCATGAACTCAAGATATTCGAAAGCCGCTTTCGGCCCATGAAGCTCACACTCACCGAATCGCAGGAAAAGACGCTGATGAAGCTAGTGGTCGACGCGCGAACCGATCGCGTGCTGGGCTGCCACATGGTCGGGCCCGAGGCCGGCGAGATCATCCAGGGCCTGGCCGTCGCGCTCAAGGCCGGCGCCACCAAGCGCGTCTTCGACGAGACCCTGGGCATACACCCGACGGCAGCCGAGGAATTTGTCACGCTGCGCACGCCGGTGGCATGAGCGCCGCGTGGCTGCGCCTGCTTCCTTAGCGTTTTGAACACCTGGAAAGATCATGGCTTTCAGACTGCCCTCTCTACTGGCACCGCTCGCGCTGACCGCTCTGCTTGGCGGCTGCGCCGCTCCGGGAGCGAGCGGTTCCTCCGCCAGCGTCGCAGGCCCTTCGAGTCCATCGGGTTCGGGCACTTCCTACACCCCCATGTCGTCCGATTCGCCGTCTTCCGACTGCGATTCGGACCGCGTGCAAAACATGCTCGGACAGACCTATAGCGACGGCACGGGCGAATCCGTGCGCCGGCGCTCCGGCTCGCGGGCCATCCGGCTGCTCGAGCCTGGCCAGGTCATGACCATGGAATACGACCCCTACCGCATCAACATCATCCTCGACGGCAAGGGCGCGATCCAGGCGCTGCATTGCGGCTGATACTCCCGACTTACGTGAAAGTCGCCGGTCTGAACGCGTTGCCGGCCTGTCTATCGGCAGCCGCACGCCGCCCGAGATCGCCTTGTCCCTCCTGGCCGCGATCATCGCTCGCAAGAACGGCGCCAAACTGCCTGCCCGTGTCACGGTGGGCAAGGCCCATCCGATCAACGAACAAACAGCTGTGATCCACCGCTTCATGAATACCGACTCTTCTGCCGCCTTGTCCCTGCCCGCTTCGCCGCCGCTTTTCACCCACCGCAAACCGCTCGCCGCCGCCCTGCTGATCTGGCTGGCAGGCGCAGCCTACCTGATGCAGACCACTAGCTGGCGCCAGGGCACGCTGTGGCTGGTCGGCGCACTGATGGGAGTCACGCTCTATCATGCCGCCTTCGGTTTCACCCAGGCCTGGCGCGTATTCGTATCCGACCGCCGCGGCGCGGGCCTACGCGCGCAGATGATCATGCTGGCCCTGGGCGTACTGCTGTTCTTCCCCTTCCTGGCGCAGGGTTCGCTCCTGGGCCAACACGTGACCGGGCTGGTGGCACCGGCCGGCGTGTCGGTGCTGCTGGGCGCCTTCATGTTCGGCCTGGGCATGCAGCTGGGCGGCGGCTGCGCCTCGGGTACCCTGTTCGCCGTGGGCGGTGGCAATACCCGCATGCTCGTCACCCTGCTGTTCTTCATCGTCGGCGGCGTGCTGGGCACCTACACCTACGGCTGGTGGTCGCATCTGCCGGCATTGCCGCCCATCTCGCTGATCAAGGCCTGGGGCGTGCCCCAGGCGCTGGCGGCCAACCTGGTCGTCTTCGCCCTGATCGCCTGGCTAACCCTGGCGCTGGAAAAGCGCCGCCATGGCCATGTGCTCGCCACCCTCACGAGCACCAATCGCTCGCCGTCGCTGCTGCGCGGCCCCTGGCCCCTGATCGCGGGAGGCGTGGGAC from Bordetella sp. FB-8 encodes:
- a CDS encoding DUF3311 domain-containing protein encodes the protein MWIILLLPFIGLLWVPFFNKLEPSLFGFPFFYWYQLLWIPVTAFLTWLVFRRYHKGDEE
- a CDS encoding DMT family transporter, translated to MTHTLPVRRPLDTFGTGVLVLLCLCWSLQQIFLKLAAHDVSPTLQLGLRSLIAAAVLGIVVLRREGRKILADGTLGAGLLVGAAFAAEFLLVGLSLERTTASHSIVFLYTAPIFTALGMHATRPEERLSRWQWLGIAVAFAGIALAFLTKESKAPTGAGPSLTGDLLALAAGAAWGLSTVLIRNTRLSEAAADKTLFYQLLVAGVILYAWHLASHDPAPSWTPMAYASLAYLVVVICLISYLTWFWMLRSYLATQMSVLAFLAPILGVIFGALILHEPLEPPFVAGSALTLVGIVLVVRARN
- a CDS encoding GNAT family N-acetyltransferase, whose protein sequence is MSAPRTNEYDQPIGPELPGWSARPRPPRTSVQGRFCRIEPLDPARHADDLVRAFEQAADGRAWTYLTVGPYADSADYRAWLEKAASSEDPLHHAVIDLSTGGAVGTLALMRIDPANGVVEVGHVTFSPLLQRTPISTEAQYLLMQRVFDELGYRRYEWKCDSLNEPSRATAQRLGFRFEGIFRQAVVYKGRSRDTAWFSLLDNEWPARKAAFERWLAPDNFDAQGRQRRRLGDLA
- the gorA gene encoding glutathione-disulfide reductase; translation: MNYDYDLYAIGAGSGGVRAARFAAGFGARVAIAESRYLGGTCVNVGCVPKKLLVYGAHYAEDFEQAGGFGWSADAPRFSWPTLIANKNREIERLNGIYRNLLVNSGVALHEGHARIVDPHTVQINGQRHTAEHILVATGSWPFVPEIPGREYAITSNEAFFLKDLPRRVVVVGGGYIAVEFASIFHGMGAQVTQLYRGELFLRGFDSSVREHLRDELAKKGVTLRFNSNPVRIDKLADGTLRVMLQDGTALDADCVLYATGRRAMVDGLGLENTRVGFDQSGFIETDDDYRTAEPSILALGDVINRVPLTPVALAEGMAVARQLFRPEEYRRVDYSLIPTAVFSLPNIGTVGMTQEQARAAGHELKIFESRFRPMKLTLTESQEKTLMKLVVDARTDRVLGCHMVGPEAGEIIQGLAVALKAGATKRVFDETLGIHPTAAEEFVTLRTPVA
- a CDS encoding I78 family peptidase inhibitor gives rise to the protein MAFRLPSLLAPLALTALLGGCAAPGASGSSASVAGPSSPSGSGTSYTPMSSDSPSSDCDSDRVQNMLGQTYSDGTGESVRRRSGSRAIRLLEPGQVMTMEYDPYRINIILDGKGAIQALHCG
- a CDS encoding YeeE/YedE family protein; this translates as MNTDSSAALSLPASPPLFTHRKPLAAALLIWLAGAAYLMQTTSWRQGTLWLVGALMGVTLYHAAFGFTQAWRVFVSDRRGAGLRAQMIMLALGVLLFFPFLAQGSLLGQHVTGLVAPAGVSVLLGAFMFGLGMQLGGGCASGTLFAVGGGNTRMLVTLLFFIVGGVLGTYTYGWWSHLPALPPISLIKAWGVPQALAANLVVFALIAWLTLALEKRRHGHVLATLTSTNRSPSLLRGPWPLIAGGVGLVLLNFANLALVGRPWGITSAFSLWGAKTLQGLGVDVVHWQFWVAQKTALAAPISHDATSITDIGIMVGALAAASAAGNFDPLWKVPARSLAGAVAGGLLLGLGSRMAYGCNIGAYFSGILSGSLHGWLWLLAAFAGSIAGVRLRPLFGLVVEKTPIPSHC